The sequence TCCATTGGGATTACATTCAATTCATGATATTCAAgtaaatcaatttctttttcatattactaatCTTAATTCAtttctcatcatctcctcctacgcctattgacgcaaagggcctcggttagatttcaccggtcgtctctatcttgagattttatttcaatacttctccatttatcatcatctacttcacgcttcacagtccttcAATAATTCATTTATACTATGATCAAAATTATTCAAGTGATATCTGTCctaaaaatcaaataaatgaaaatctttTCCAGCCAATaaacattttcttatatattttcaatgtttttgaGGTAAATTTTCTGAATTCCATCTTACCCCCATATTAGAATTATTGTATAATATAGATCATGTTTTAAAATGTACATCTGTTTGGCTTTACTTCTTTATCTGCAGTTTTCTTCTTGCATATGTTACTCCTGGTAACTCTACTAAAATCATATTGGCAGTTCTCAGGCTGCAACCCGTTTACGAAAAGgacaattgtatattttttttcttttttgtaacttTTCCTTAAGGTCTGGaacaatttttttatagttttctctcTGTCATCATTTATAACCCGAAACTTCAGATAATTGTTAGAACTAATCCAATCAAGAATTGATTAATTTCCATTTTGCTTTAGTTTTCTGATCTGATGACTTTTGAAATAGGGAATTAACATTATCATattgttcttattgttattgtcggtgttatcattatcgttatttcaAAGATCGTAAGAAatccttttttaaaattattattattattattattattattattattattattattattattattattattattattattattattattattattattattgttgttgttgttgatgctatttttattacaattattgttgTTAATCTTAAACCGAAAGCAAAAAAGAAAGAGAGATCGATCACTTTACCTTTCATTTCTCTCTTCCTTATTCCTTCCTTCTTTAAATCAATTGAATAGTTTactaatggaataagaaaataaaaccatCATTGTAAGTCTTATGGCTGAACCTCAGTCTCCAAAAACTTGTGTATAAAAAAGATCTTGTGGAAAAAATGTTAAAGGAGTAGTTATCCAATTCGTCACTTTTAGGCCTCACCAGAGGATATTTTTTATGAAGGAGATCAAGTTCTTTATGGCTGACATCACTATAGAGGAATCCTAAGTTATCATATGACTATCACGAGGAACATGTTTGGTTGATAAGATATGACTAAAGGATTCTTTTGAAAGTGAAGGACAACTTTTTCTGTTCGTTCGTATGTGTGTCAAATTATGTTGCCGAGAGGGAGTATATAATGGGTCCTCAGCAGATCCTTCTCAGTCCTCAAACAAACACACCAAGATGAACACCCTGTGCCCTCTCCTCTTCGCCGCCCTTGTAGTGGGTGGGACCGCATTTCGAAAACTCAATATTCCAGATTATGTGGTTCCTGGAACGTGTCCTGCCATCAACGAGAAACAACTCTGGGATATGCAAAGTCCCAGACTTTTCCAGGTACTGGCGGGTCATTTCCGAGTCTAGAAGGATGAAAATCCATTTCCAAAAACTTTGTcttttccaaaataaaaacaaCGAATGGGGAATCCGTGTCACTGGAACTCTAAGTAAGGTTTCTTTGGTCTTCTCTTTTCCAGATGGGAGGAATTTGGTACCAGCATTCTAACACTCCTTTAGAGTTCCAGCCCATCAAGAAATGTCTGCAGGTCAAATACACTTGGGGTAAGTTCATGAACTTAGTCAGGGAACTTAAAAACACCATTGTCGACGAAACTCCATTTACGTCTCTCCTTGTATGTttgattcttatatttttttcaatatcactAATGACGTTTATAATAATTATCAGTATGTTATTCCaacatataatttaatataaataaacttagatttattttttatcatatatatattttgtatttggcTCTTACACTGAATATGATATTAAGTAAATAATTTATTGGAGGCTATTCCATTACAATACCTTCCTTTCCTAGTAACCTCCGGAGGACACAATACTTTATCCTTATGTACCCCTACATTTACAGTCCTTACGGGGACCTCGCTTACAGAGCATTCCATTGAAGTGTTGATTAAAATTACGTTGATCAATAAGACTGATTTCTGTTTGCAGACGGAGAGGGCTTCAGCACAGCTGCCATGGGTCTCTCGAGAAGCGGAGTCCAGATGAAGAACGAAGGAAGGCTTTATCCTATGGCCAATGGAGAGCCGCGTCTCGAGATCACTGCGCAACACTGTAAGATTTGCTCACATTCATGTCGTCTGTCTTTCCGTCTCTGTCTGTCATTCCAGATATTAACAGCCGAAAACGCTATTTACCATCAAAATATACTGTACTCAATTATGGATagaagtataattataattatcttgtAAACATCTTTTTTGAAACCTGTAAGCATGTTCTGTTTTATCGCTTTTACTGGAGTCTCACAAATCTGTTCTTTATTGTGTCTGTTTCACAGCAATTCCATCACCGCTGGTCATCCTCGACACAGACTTCTTCAACTACGCCTGTCTGTACTCCTGTATGGAGATGGGCGGACGCTACATCACTGACATGGGCTTCGTCTACTCCCGCAAGCCGAAACT comes from Palaemon carinicauda isolate YSFRI2023 chromosome 3, ASM3689809v2, whole genome shotgun sequence and encodes:
- the LOC137638017 gene encoding crustacyanin-C1 subunit-like, encoding MNTLCPLLFAALVVGGTAFRKLNIPDYVVPGTCPAINEKQLWDMQSPRLFQMGGIWYQHSNTPLEFQPIKKCLQVKYTWDGEGFSTAAMGLSRSGVQMKNEGRLYPMANGEPRLEITAQHSIPSPLVILDTDFFNYACLYSCMEMGGRYITDMGFVYSRKPKLHQAYQKVCEGAFRKIGVDTNRFVKTFQGDTCSYPEAH